In the genome of Fulvivirga maritima, one region contains:
- a CDS encoding TlpA family protein disulfide reductase yields the protein MKLICAFLIIFLCVEQHVQGKPLPQNERKVMVEGQVVGMQVGEISLEDVVDNPIEYDGQSYAMELTKDSKFHIEIPLGKLSSAYLTYGEESAEILLAPGDKLSITIKPDTLLFAGKGADRNILIRQAEESGLSLSQFYAFYQSDTIWSPDSYLKWATHLRQERLNYLSEYSNSLRLSQEFKDLFKADTEAAYYSGLGLFQSYYQEKKGSEVNIDWSATYVQSGNVEEYQNDAFVNSSYYIYMLNNALYFEASEIQQLHPEIDTPAAIMIVLKDSLSGRSREYVLTQYIIDQLDENTYDEETIALFDEIATEDITKQIIDKQLNKRGENLKLIGKPMNKAFYNTLLLDPHGKEVKLGEVIDSMKGQVVYLDMWSITCGPCIKAMPYAKILREKLSKLPVEFVYITVDDTEGIGWDVIQEHTQQSKAIYAFKNGYKSQLHQYLKINWVPNYIIFDKQGLLIDFAAEGPSAEVVEKAIPIEIRLRELAAK from the coding sequence ATGAAACTCATTTGCGCCTTTTTAATCATTTTTTTGTGTGTTGAACAGCATGTGCAGGGAAAGCCATTGCCTCAGAATGAGAGAAAAGTGATGGTGGAAGGGCAAGTTGTTGGTATGCAAGTAGGAGAGATATCTCTAGAGGATGTCGTGGATAACCCAATAGAATATGATGGTCAATCTTATGCTATGGAGCTTACGAAAGATTCTAAATTTCATATAGAAATACCATTAGGAAAATTGTCAAGTGCCTACCTCACTTATGGAGAAGAGAGTGCAGAGATACTGCTAGCTCCGGGAGATAAGCTTTCTATTACCATTAAACCTGACACCTTATTGTTTGCAGGCAAAGGAGCTGATAGAAATATATTAATTCGGCAAGCGGAAGAATCTGGCCTTTCTTTGTCGCAGTTTTATGCTTTTTATCAAAGTGACACTATTTGGTCTCCTGATAGCTATTTGAAATGGGCCACACATCTCAGGCAAGAGAGACTGAATTACTTGTCTGAGTATTCTAATTCCTTACGTTTAAGTCAGGAGTTTAAAGATTTATTCAAAGCCGATACAGAGGCTGCTTATTATTCTGGGCTTGGCTTATTTCAGAGCTACTACCAAGAAAAGAAAGGATCAGAAGTAAATATTGATTGGTCAGCAACTTACGTGCAGAGTGGAAATGTAGAGGAGTATCAAAATGATGCATTTGTAAATTCCTCTTACTATATCTATATGTTGAATAATGCCTTATATTTTGAAGCATCAGAAATTCAGCAACTCCACCCAGAGATAGATACGCCTGCTGCTATCATGATAGTTTTGAAGGATTCTTTATCAGGCAGAAGCAGGGAATATGTGTTGACTCAGTATATCATAGATCAGCTGGACGAAAACACTTATGATGAAGAAACTATTGCTCTTTTTGATGAAATAGCCACTGAGGATATAACTAAGCAGATAATTGATAAACAGCTCAATAAAAGAGGAGAGAATCTAAAATTGATTGGCAAACCAATGAATAAAGCCTTTTATAATACGCTTCTTCTTGATCCTCACGGGAAGGAAGTGAAACTAGGAGAGGTGATAGATAGTATGAAAGGTCAGGTTGTGTATTTAGATATGTGGTCTATTACCTGTGGTCCGTGTATTAAAGCAATGCCATATGCTAAAATTTTGAGAGAAAAGCTGAGTAAGCTGCCGGTGGAGTTTGTGTATATTACTGTGGATGATACTGAGGGTATTGGTTGGGATGTGATCCAGGAGCATACCCAACAGTCAAAGGCTATTTATGCTTTTAAAAATGGGTATAAATCTCAATTGCATCAATATTTAAAAATAAACTGGGTGCCCAATTATATCATTTTTGATAAACAAGGCCTCTTAATAGATTTTGCTGCGGAAGGCCCATCAGCAGAAGTGGTAGAAAAAGCAATTCCCATAGAAATCAGGTTGAGAGAATTAGCTGCAAAGTAG
- a CDS encoding ATP-binding cassette domain-containing protein, whose protein sequence is MDKLEIDGVSLSFSGRTILNNIYLQCQTGEIIGLLGRNGSGKSSLMKMIFGSLKGDHQSVRINGHYHEQAFSEPKTIHFMPQNGFAMNRHSFNQLATYFDLASHLGVIYENDEVYKKRNDQLGTLSYGMRKVMQILCILYTPGKFAILDEPFSHLSPLMIEQITPHIQTQSKVKGIILSDHLYETVYDVSSRLYVVSAGVLHHIQEKDELVMFGYVKGEEV, encoded by the coding sequence ATGGATAAACTAGAAATAGACGGTGTGAGTCTGAGCTTTTCAGGCCGCACGATATTAAATAACATTTACCTCCAATGCCAAACCGGAGAAATTATAGGTCTATTGGGGCGAAATGGTTCTGGTAAATCTAGTTTGATGAAAATGATTTTTGGCAGCCTTAAAGGCGATCATCAGTCGGTAAGAATCAATGGTCACTACCATGAACAGGCATTTTCAGAGCCTAAGACCATTCATTTTATGCCTCAAAATGGCTTTGCAATGAATCGCCATTCTTTTAACCAGCTAGCCACTTATTTCGATCTGGCTTCTCACCTGGGAGTTATTTATGAGAATGATGAAGTTTATAAAAAGAGAAATGATCAGCTAGGCACGCTGTCTTATGGAATGAGAAAGGTAATGCAGATCCTCTGCATATTATATACACCGGGTAAATTTGCTATTCTTGATGAGCCCTTCAGCCACCTCTCTCCGCTAATGATAGAACAGATTACTCCTCATATTCAGACTCAATCAAAAGTGAAGGGAATTATTCTTTCTGATCACCTTTATGAAACCGTTTATGACGTCAGCTCTCGTCTATATGTGGTATCCGCGGGAGTGCTACACCATATACAAGAAAAGGATGAGTTGGTAATGTTCGGGTATGTGAAGGGGGAAGAAGTTTAA
- a CDS encoding Txe/YoeB family addiction module toxin yields MNVIFSHNAWEDYTSWLKEDRKILKKINDLVKDIKRTPLEGIGKPEPLKYELSGYWSRRIDREHRLVYQVSGADLIIFSCKYHYDK; encoded by the coding sequence GTGAATGTTATTTTCTCACATAACGCATGGGAAGATTACACCTCTTGGTTAAAGGAAGATAGAAAGATATTGAAGAAAATAAATGACTTAGTCAAGGATATCAAGAGAACCCCTTTGGAAGGAATTGGTAAGCCAGAACCCTTAAAATATGAGCTTTCTGGCTATTGGTCGCGTAGAATCGACCGAGAACATAGATTAGTATATCAGGTTTCAGGTGCAGATTTGATCATTTTTAGCTGTAAATATCACTATGATAAATAG
- a CDS encoding type II toxin-antitoxin system Phd/YefM family antitoxin: MIAANYTEFRTNLKKYLDDVEQNQETLIVKRGTGNGTVMISLDEYNSLMETVHLLSSKKNADRLFESIQQIKDGKVVKRGLIEG, translated from the coding sequence ATGATAGCAGCAAATTATACAGAGTTTAGGACTAACCTTAAGAAGTATCTTGATGATGTGGAGCAAAATCAAGAAACATTGATTGTTAAAAGAGGGACGGGAAATGGTACCGTAATGATTTCACTTGACGAATATAATTCTTTAATGGAAACAGTTCATTTGTTGAGCTCAAAGAAAAATGCTGATAGACTGTTTGAATCGATACAGCAGATAAAAGATGGAAAAGTAGTTAAACGAGGGTTGATTGAGGGTTAG